A single genomic interval of Trichocoleus desertorum ATA4-8-CV12 harbors:
- a CDS encoding transposase family protein, whose product MVELVRPHLNRQGHRGGQAKLRVEDQVLVALAYWREYRSQFHIGVSWGLHETTVGRTVRKVEDLLTPQKN is encoded by the coding sequence ATGGTTGAGCTGGTACGCCCTCACCTAAATCGGCAAGGCCACCGAGGGGGACAAGCAAAGCTGAGGGTCGAAGACCAGGTCTTAGTCGCCTTGGCCTACTGGAGAGAGTATCGCAGTCAGTTTCACATCGGTGTGAGTTGGGGGTTGCACGAAACTACAGTCGGGCGGACTGTGAGAAAAGTGGAAGACCTGCTGACGCCCCAAAAAAACTAG
- a CDS encoding ISNCY family transposase (programmed frameshift): MWHAYDNYRQVRTLQGVVQLQLQIRRCPHPKCERYHQPYRPEAKGKWALPQQEFGLDVMALIGAWRYQNHRSVPQIHQQLQQRDICISERSVSNLLKRYDELLALKLSKCEALKARLTHQQRVILAIDGLQPDMGHEVLWVIRDCLSGEILLAQTLLSATTDDLASLFKQVKASLSVPVVGVVSDGQQSIRKAVAMALPEVAHGLCHFQYLREAAREIYAADRHAKKELKKRVRGVRAIERSLTKGDDAITEVIEGYCQAVRSALTDDGRPPLDAAGLRLHQRLQAIEQSLEQLEQKGASSSSRQIENEIELPGTQVRRRLSGLLGAISGRIAQAGVLTQALEQFLKVTRSYWPGLFHCYDVEGLPRTNNDLVHLFGQWRHHQRRCTGRKVAPATAVTRGSVQLVAAVATQRRSYSAAELATVSCGLQQLRAQLKQHQHKRVQQRRFRQDPARYLAVLEQKFLQLVLPP; this comes from the exons ATGTGGCATGCCTATGACAACTATCGTCAAGTCCGCACCCTTCAAGGCGTAGTGCAACTGCAACTACAAATCCGTCGCTGTCCTCACCCAAAGTGTGAGCGTTACCATCAGCCCTATCGCCCCGAAGCTAAAGGCAAATGGGCGCTGCCCCAACAAGAATTTGGCTTGGATGTGATGGCCTTGATTGGAGCCTGGCGCTACCAAAACCATCGAAGCGTGCCTCAAATCCACCAACAGTTGCAACAACGAGATATCTGCATTAGTGAACGCAGCGTCAGTAACCTGTTAAAGCGCTATGACGAATTGCTCGCCCTCAAGTTAAGCAAATGTGAGGCTTTGAAAGCTCGGCTCACTCATCAGCAGCGAGTGATTCTGGCCATTGATGGATTGCAACCGGATATGGGGCATGAAGTGTTGTGGGTAATTCGCGATTGCCTGAGTGGAGAGATTCTGCTGGCACAGACATTGCTGTCAGCGACCACTGATGACCTGGCCAGCTTATTCAAGCAGGTGAAAGCAAGTCTGAGTGTTCCCGTTGTCGGGGTGGTCAGTGATGGGCAGCAATCGATTCGTAAAGCGGTAGCGATGGCTTTACCTGAGGTTGCTCATGGGCTGTGCCATTTCCAGTATCTGCGCGAAGCGGCGAGGGAGATTTATGCTGCAGATCGCCATGCCAAGAAGGAACTCAAGAAACGGGTGCGGGGCGTACGAGCCATTGAACGCTCTCTAACAAAGGGTGATGATGCCATAACAGAGGTGATAGAGGGATACTGCCAAGCGGTGCGCTCTGCTTTAACCGATGATGGTCGTCCACCGTTGGATGCAGCGGGATTACGATTGCACCAAAGACTTCAGGCAATTGAGCAAAGTCTCGAACAACTCGAACAAAAGGGGGCTTCCTCAAGCTCTCGTCAAATTGAAAATGAAATTGAGTTGCCGGGTACTCAAGTACGTCGTCGCTTGAGCGGATTGCTGGGTGCAATCTCAGGCAGGATCGCTCAAGCCGGAGTGCTGACCCAGGCGCTAGAGCAGTTTCTCAAGGTGACGCGCAGTTATTGGCCGGGATTGTTTCATTGCTATGACGTTGAGGGCTTACCCAGAACGAACAACGACTTGGTACATCTCTTTGGTCAGTGGCGACATCACCAACGTCGCTGTACGGGACGTAAAGTCGCTCCTGCCACCGCCGTCACCCGGGGTTCAGTACAGCTGGTTGCTGCTGTGGCGACTCAGCGCCGTTCCTATTCGGCGGCTGAATTAGCGACAGTT TCCTGCGGATTGCAGCAGTTGCGAGCTCAGCTAAAACAGCATCAGCACAAGCGCGTTCAGCAACGTCGATTCCGGCAAGATCCGGCTCGTTACCTCGCGGTTCTAGAGCAGAAATTTCTCCAGCTAGTTTTGCCGCCCTAG